Within the Glycine soja cultivar W05 chromosome 3, ASM419377v2, whole genome shotgun sequence genome, the region agcatcccctcaggaatgcttatattctctaaccacgctagttacccacgtctgggccattcGACAAGGTCAGTACActctaccccccccccccatgacatacacttcatacgacgtatgatcgtggccaaaagctagtgccaaagaccctggaaggtcagtgcatagtgccccccacgatcatacacaacatccaacgtatgaacgtggccaaaagctagtgccaaagaccctgaaaggtcagtgcacagtgccccccacgaacatacacaacatgcacatgccaatgcatttccaacatcaatcaacaaatcgtatttccatgtcattcacaacataaatatcatctcatctcgatgacgttatcaacaacaacaacaacctcatttcatattcacatattcatcaataataacaattcatgttgacatggtctttattaacaacatcatctcaaatcaatatcatcataattatcattatcatcacatatcaattaaaatcctcaatagcaacatcaacaacaattcaaacaaacacaacaatatcatttccacatgcacgatcttcaaacaacacatttcaaacaaccaaaacaatatcattcatcacaatacatatatatatatatatatcgcatcccattagttaaaacgtaattttctttgaagaaaaatcagcatgcaacagggacaggcaaatatcctcatagctaggttccctgaccctaactatggtgttaaatcggtaaattttataataaactccccttacctataGTGAGCTACCCCACGGattcctcgtcgcgtcacttgaagattcctttttgtccttgcttGTCGATTCCGcacaagcctctaccatgccaaaacgaaggagacttagtatggatttcagaaaacaaagctagtaacagtgctctgggtcaaacacccacatcactacatgaaagagctgagagtatttcgggttttacaaaggaacgtaATTTGGAAATTCcaaccacgccaatgtgaccggggttcagtgtaggttacgaaaataacatgcatttcatgaaaggataacgcttacaaagtctctttctctaaggtttttcaaaggaagcataagacatgcaatggcggttgcAAAGTTAGAGAAGATGCAAATACAAGATggaactaacaagaaacaagcatagaaccatggttacctcgaaagaaaatgaaagatcatattagggttttcgttctctaccgaaaccgcaagccaagttggaaattctgcttcggttgaagggttcctctcggtgtgggttttcaatggagaacaatgatggtttgtggtggctaatggtggatgtgggtgatggagaaagtactTGGAACTTTAAAAATggatttggaagaaagaaagaagaagaaatggcatttttcctaagctacaagaAAGCAAAGgttgaaatgcttaaataagagatgctctcgggaaaggaagcttctagcacactccagatagtttctcaaagatcccaacggttaaATCATGGTaaagtgtcttgtgaagttgcaaaccaaatttcgagaagatccaacggttaaagaaGGCTGGGAAGCGTTTCTACCGAGGCAGCTACATGtagttttctctagaagcttcattaagaggcttccttcagaagcttcattaagaggcttctagcacactccagacatcttctcaaagatcccaacggtcaggtAATGGAAAATTGTCTTGTAGAGTTGCAGACCAAATtttgagaagatccaacggttaataaACGCTGGGCATCATTTTTACTGAGGCAGCtccatgtagctttctctagaagcttcattaagaggcttcctccagaagcttcctcgtggcttctttgagaagctttctcaagaggcttctttgagaagttagatccttatctatccacacccctctattaactaaattaacttccttaagaataattacggatgaaaataacgcaacaaataatcaaacatcaaacataattactaataatatatagatatatatatcagggtgttacaactctcccacccttttagaaatttcgtCCTCAAAATTTACCTTACTCAAACAAGGATGGGTGAGCTTCTCGCATCTGACTTTCCAATTCCCACGTGGCATCTTCTCCTGATGCACCTCCCCAGATCACCTTGACCAACGGAATCTCTTTCCCTCTTAGGTgtgttgttcgcctatcctcgatcctcaaaggcaatgtttcatatgtcaaattCTCCTTCACTTTTACATCATCCAATTCAATCAGATGGGATGGATCACGGATATACTTTCGgagttgagacacatgaaagacattgtgaagattagaaagaGACGGGGGTAGTGCAATTTGGTATGCCACAGGGCCAACTTTcttaagaatttggaaaggaccaataaagcgaggtgtgagtttttgggatttcaatgctcgaccaaccccagtacatggagtgactctcaagaatacatgatcaccaacctcAAATTCCAGATCTTTCCTCCTCTTATCATGGTAACTTTTCTGCCTACTCTGAGCAGTTCTCATCCTTTCCTGAATTAACTTAACTTTCTCAGTGGTTTGCTGTACCACTTCTGGTCCTAAGGTGAGGCCTTCTCCGGGCTCTAACCAACATAggggtgtcctacaccttctaccatacaaAGCTTCATAGGGAGCCATGCCAATGGTAGAGTGAAAACTGTTATTATAAGTGAACTCTATCAATGGAAGAAAACTCTCCCAGCTTCCCTTCTGCTCTAAGACACATGCTCTTAAAAGGTCCTCCAATGACTGAATGGTCCATTTAGTTTGGCCATCAGTCTGAGGATGGTAGGCTGAACTCAGTCTAAGCTTGGTTCCCAACGCTCTATTCAAgctctcccaaaatctagaggtaaatctaggatctctatcagatactatgctagatggcacaccatgtaaCCTGACAACCTCACTTATATACAAGGTGGTCAACTTTTCCAAGGAAAATCTGATATTAATAGGAATGAAGTGAGCAGACTTAGTCAATCTATCAACAATAACCCAGATAGAATCTAAACCTCTAGGGGTTCTAGGTAGTCCTaccacaaaatccatggaaacactgtcccacttccactggggtatctctaagggttgtaacttccctgaaggtctctgatgttctatcttagccttcTGACAGACTAGGCATGCATACATAAACTCACTAACCTTTCTCTTCATgttgggccaccaaaacatcGTCTTTAAATCAtgatacatcttggtagcaccaGGATGGATGCTCAAATTACTCATATGTCCTTCCTCTAAGATCATCTTCCTAAGTTCAGGCACATTCGGAACACAAATCCTATCTCGAAGTTTCAAAACTCCATCTGATCCAACATTGAAACTACTGTCCCTTCCTGACTCTATAGCCTCTAACCGAGTCCTTAGAAAAGGATTAATCTTCTGACCTTCCCTGATATCTCTTAGTAACTCACTAGTGATCCTCAAAGTTCCTATTCTTACACTATTAGAAGTAACCTCACATGCAAGACTAAGGTCTCTAAACTGTTCCAGGAGATCCATCTCTCTAACCATCAAGGAAGACATATGTAGAGATTTCCTACTCAAGGAATCAGCCACTACATTGGCTTTACCGGGATGGTAGCTAAGCTCcaaatcataatccttaagaaactctaaccatctcctttgTCTCATGTTCAGCTCCTTCTGACTAAACAAGTATTTAAGGCTCTTatgatcactaaacacctcGAACTTAGAGCCAAACAGATAATGTCTCCAAATCTTAAGGGCAAAAACTATAGCAGCCAGCTCTAGATCATGGGTGGGATAAttcctctcatgagtcttaagttgtctagaagcataggccaccacttggccattttgcatcaacactccgcctaaacccatctttgatgcatcacaatacacctcaaaggattctctcaagttaggcaaaactaGCACTAGAGCGGTCGTCAATCTTTCCTTAAGGATCTGGAAACTATGCTCACATTGGGtatcccacacaaaagcttgacccttACGAGTCAGTTTAGTTAAAGGTAGAACCAACTTGGAAAAACCTTCTATGAATCTCCGGTAATATCCTGCTAAGCCTAGAAAACTCTTAATCTCAAAAACAGACTTAGGACTCTCCCACTTAAGAACAACTTCTATCTTAGAGGGATCCACAGCTATACCCCTTGAGATATCACATGCCCtaggaaactaactttctctaaccagaactcacacttggacaacttagcatagAGTTGTCGGTCCTTAAgggtatgcaacacaatcctcataTGTTCTTCATGCTCCTCTCTAGTCTTggagtataccaaaatatcatctataaatactaccacaaaactatcaaggtaagggtgaaaaactctattcatgtagtccataaacactcctggagcattagtcacaccaAAGGGCATGACCAAATACTCATAGTGACCGTAACGGGTCCTAAAAGCAGTCTTTGGTATATCCTCAGACTTCACTCGGATCTGATGATAACCCGACCTAAGGTCTACCTTACTAAACACACAAGCTCCTACCAGCTGGTCCATAAGGTCATCTATTCTAGGCAAAGGGTACTTATTCTTAATCGTTACCTTATTCAACTGGCGGTAATCCACACACAACCTCATggttccatctttcttcttcactagcaACACTGGGGCTCCCCACAGAGACACACTAGGCCTAACAAACTGCTTATCCAACAATtcctctaactgtttcttaagctcaACTAACTATATAGAAAACATTCTATAAGGAgctatggatatgggtccagCACCAGGTACTAAGTCTATGgaaaactctatctctctctcaggtggcaaaCCAGATATATCCTCAGGAAACACTTCCGGAAATTCTCTAACAACAGGGAGGTCACACGTAGAAACCTTTGTCTCTACTTCTAGGCTAGAATAGATCATGTATACTTGAGCATCTTCCTTTAAAGATGTCAcaacttggttggcagagataaacatcatatccttactcactccagaatcatcaaacaccacacttttatcaaaacagttcaacaagacatggttggaagataaccagtccataccaagaataacatcaatctggctcaaaggcaaacaaatcaaatcaatcaagaatATCCTACCAGAAATCTCCACAGaacaattcaaacacacattaGAAGTTAACATAGAACCACTAGTAGGGGTCTCTACCACTAGAtctttatttaaggaaaacacaGAAAGCTTAAGTTTTTCTGCACACAAACAAAGAACCACACAACAATCATCACAAATTCCTACTCAATTACTCTTAAGAGATGATGACTCAAGACATTAACACCCACTTTCCATCATTTGCATTTTCTGATCGCTTGCCATATTATTCCATTGcccttcacaaattatacaggTGGCCAGTCTGATAATTCGTGACCTGGCATTGAAATTCATGGTATAGCAGACAtcagaaaaacaaattcaatacgACTACAACAATCAAATCTCTGTAGCTCATTAAAACACAACTAGTGAGTAAGTGCTAATAGAAAACAACGAACATCAAACATCAGCAAACAACCAACACCAAGCATTCAACAAAACAACCAGAGAATGCACAGAAAAACATAGCAGACTCACAACtcactggccgaaaggttcaacctgctctgataccactaaatgtaacgacccgcctcgtcgctacggtatccacactctaatattcgataatttcaatttttataaaaagaactcccttaatttttttgattatgaaaatagaagtgattttgtcaccacataaattcatccaacaacacgccattacttaagtgattatgaataattacatagaaacaataactcggtacatgtcatacacataacgaaaattaaatatgttcatatatatatataattaaaattccagttttacatctttaactcaacaaaataaaacttaaaaaccaactacggaggagttgattacaaaacacaactctctcccaaaataacgccaacgtcatcacgtcggctcggtggctcctcaccagaatcttactccctacaccctgccactgtcattctgctcccacgaacaaggttcgtgatcatcacaggtatcagccacacgatacaaaattgcaagggtgagtttattataaaagaaccaataccaattccaaataaccacaattagcaaggaacataggcaaacatgataagcatacacaacaatcattattcaacactcatatccaacaaatattcatcattcgcatccaacaattactcatcatccatccatggacccaatcaagactgcacaaaatgatgcatgcacctaactcaacactcagatgcaatgtggtacgtaccaacaacaaccaaatatcaggaaatagcctaagcgtgtccacacgacactctcacttagggaactgtgctgagtttgtcgagaccacccggttgtgcacgtaacagcccccctcccataggtgatcagcctgggagcccaaaggtgttccctaccagttgacagccccctagtacaaagtacacttggccacagttactctatttcctgtgtcgtatgagctatgatcatggccaaaagtaagtgcccaagaccatggaccaattaaagcacctaagcatcccctcaggaatgcttatattctctaaccacgctagttacccacgtctgggccattcGACAAGGTCAGTACACTCTACCCccccccccatgacatacacttcatacgacgtatgatcgtggccaaaagctagtgccaaagaccctggaaggtcagtgcacagtgccccccacgatcatacacaacatccaacgtatgaacgtggccaaaagctagtgccaaagaccctgaaaggtcagtgcacagtgccccccacgaacatacacaacatgcacatgccaatgcatttccaacatcaatcaacaaatcgtatttccatgtcattcacaacttaaatatcatctcatctcgaTGAcgatatcaacaacaacaacaacctcatttcatattcacatattcatcaataataacaattcatgttgacatggtctttattaacaacatcatctcaaatcaatatcatcataattatcattatcatcacatatcaattaaaatcctcaatagcaacatcaacaacaattcaaacaaacacaacaatatcatttccacatgcacgatcttcaaacaacacatttcaaacaaccaaaacaatatcattcatcacaatacatatatatatatataaatatatatatatatatatatatatatatcgcatcccattagttaaaacgtaattttctttgaagaaaaatcagcatgcaacagggacaggcagatatcctcatagctaggttccctgaccctaactatggtgttaaatcggtaaattttataataaactccccttacctataGTGAGCTACCCCACGGattcctcgtcgcgtcacttgaagattcctttttgtccttgcttGTCGATTCCGcacaagcctctaccatgctaaaacgaaggagacttagtatggatttcagaaaacaaagctagtaacagtgctctgggtcaaacacccacatcactacatgaaagagctgagagtatttcgggttttacaaaggaacgtaATTTGGAAATTCCAACCACGCCagtgtgaccggggttcagtgtaggttacaaaaataacatgcatttcatgaaaggataacgcttacaaagtctctttctctaaggtttttcaaaggaagcataagacatgcaatggcggttgcAAAGTTAGAAAAGATGCAAATACAAGATggaactaacaagaaacaagcatagaaccatggttacctcgaaagaaaatgaaagataagattagggttttcgttctctaccgaaaccgcaagccaagttggaaattctgcttcggttgaagggttcctctcggtgtgggttttcaatggagaacaatgatggtttgtggtggctaatggtggatgtgggtgatggagaaagtacttggaactttagaaatggatttggaagaaagaaagaagaagaaatggcatttttcctaagctacaagaaagcaaaggctgaaatgcttaaataagagatgctctcgggaacggaagcttctagcacactccagataTTTTCGgaaagatcccaacggttaaATCATGGTAAAGTATCTTGTGAAGTTGcaaaccaaatttcgagaagatccaacggttaacgaaggctgggaAGCGTTTCTACCGAGGCAGCTACATGtagttttctctagaagcttcattaagaggcttccttcagaagcttcattaagaggcttctagcacactccagacatcttctcaaagatcccaacggtcaggtAATGGAAAAGTGTCTTCTAGAGTTGCAGACCAAATTTTGAGAAGAGCCAACAGTTAACAAACGCTGGGCATCGTTTTTATTGAGGTAGCtccatgtagctttctctagaagcttcattaagaggcttcctccagaagcttcctcgtggcttctttgagaagctttttcaagaggcttctttgagaagttagatccttatctatccacacccctctattaactaaattaacttccttaagaataattacggatgaaaataacgcaacaaataatcaaacatcaaacataattactaataatatatatatatatatatatatatatatatatatatatatatatatatatatatatatatatatatatatatatatatatatatatatatatcagggtgttacaggtACCGTGCCCCAGAATGCTATCAAACAAACAACACCTTTTAGTCTTAGGACATAAAGTCACAAACACTGACACTGGACAGTATAGTAGCACGCAGGGTGCCCTTGCCGAAGGCCTTGCAAGGGGTTGTTTGTTTGGTCACTATATAGAGTCTTGTCTCTTCCTTACCCTACCCTACATGTCACTAACTTCAAAAGCCCAACAACAAAAAGTGACAACCAACCAATGAAGCTTACCTTGACACCAACAACGATAATAGCAATGACCTGGCTGCGAGTGGGAGTGAGAAAGAAGAGTCCCGACATGGAGAGGAAAACCTATGCGAGCGACACCAGAGCTGCGCCAGAGACAAAGATGTGCTACAGACGTGACTGACTTAGGGTGTGGAGccaataagttttaaaaaaatcgagttcattaacatcggttttctccaaaaactgatgttaacaaagtGTTATTAATGTTAAGATCGGttcttttaaaaaaccgatgttaacttatcattcaccaacatcagttttttgggcaaaccgatgttaagtaagtgatgttaacattaacatcagttttttaaaaaaccgatgttaacttatcatttaccaacatcgattttatgggcaaaccgatgttaaggaagtcatgttaacatcagttttttaaaaattgatgttaacctactgtgataacatcggttatttggataaccgatgttaaaaaagTTACGCTATTTACCATTATGCCACcgtatttttgttaacatcggtttttatcaaaaaccgatgttaacttagcgaagttaaatctatattttgtagtagtggaAATACATGTCAATCACATTTTATAAATTCCTCACAAAGGTCATCAATAATTGTGAAGGATATATTCTATCACAAAACTTTGTtactaattttgatttttctagtAGTATTTTTAACTtgtcatataaataaattattcttattgtttttagattataaatatgCAACCATATACAAGGGTGACACTGTTTCTCAAAATTTTTAGGCTACGCTCTACACTTATATCATATATTTGTATGAGTACCCAATCaatattgaagtttttttttcttgtacattatagtattatatttcttatttattatgttttgacATTTTAGAAAGAGATCTCAACAAACAATAAATCCCCTCTATAAAGACATGTTTTGGTTGTatctatttgaaaatatttaactcTTTGAGTATGTGACAACTTATGCTCTTGTTTCATTTGTTGTTCCATATTAGCCTCAATGTCAAACCTTTTTAattgaacatttttcttttaagcaatccaatattattttgaaatgttgCATTTGCATATCACGATGCAAATTAGTTTAATGAAGTATTTTATAGAAACAAATAGCTATCATGTGGATACTCGACATACCCTATTGGTATGACATTACTTGATATGATTCTAGTGTGATAAAGAAAATAGTTGGATTTTGTTTAGCCTTTTGGTCAATTTTTCTTGAAATCATTAAgtgaactatttttttctttatcaagtgGGAGGATCTTACATATTGAAAGTAATGTCCTATAAATGGAATTGTATTGATACAAGATCTCTACCTCAAATGCCTAATTAATCATACATGAGCAACTAAATTTAGTTGTCTTGATAAAATGGTTTTCTTGTGACATACTATTTGTGACCACTTTGTTGATTGGTTGTAATCACTTTGTTGTTAGGACCTACATTAAGGATTTTGTGTTAGTCTCTtatagaatattattttatgtgatgACTTTCAATATTAACTCTCTATTGTCATTCGTTATTTGTGGGCAATATTGTTAGGACTATAGGAATCCTAAATTTGAAGATATATTAATTTCTCTATAccatatttttgtattattactTATGGTATttcaaattgtaattttgtCGAAGTTATATGCTTTAATCAAGGATATATAGATAAACATATGTCCTTTATAGGTTTTGATGAGTTACAAactatttgttatcatatccttaattaatattgtttaaGTATAAGTCTCATGTATTTCTTCTGCTGCATGTAACCAAACGTTTCACTCAAGTGTGTTGATATTGTTTATAATTGTcgcaattgattttattttgagtgagaaattgaaaagcTACAAATGATCTCATAAAATAGCGATGTTGAAAgcattttttctagtagtgtggaTAGTAATCCTCTCAAGGTTAATTAAGGGTCTTATATCGTCAAGCCACGGTTATGGTGGATGATGCGAATTCAGGTATATATGCCTTTGACAATCTATTCAGTTTTATCCCTATATTCAACATGTTATTCGGTCTTATCTCTATATTTCCATCACGTATAGTTGTGCTAGAAGGAGAAGCCTTGGGATTGCTTCAAGCTCTAAATTTGGCAATTGAATTGGATATGTCTCATGTAGTCTTTGAAACTGAATGCAAGGGATTGGTGGACAAGGTTTATAGCTCAACTCATGCTACAGAAGCTGGTTCCATTATTAATGCATGGCTGCAATCGTATTTGTCCATTGTTCCAAACTTTTGAGTAGAATTAGTGAAGGGGCATGCTAATGCAGTAGCTCACTCTCTTGCAAGGGTAGTTGCGCAACACTACTCCATATTTCTATCAGTTTTTACCACAATGTATTGCTGAACTTATTAGAAATCATATGATGAGTTTactattgtaaaataaattatggacaCCAATAAAgatactttttaaattataaaaatcgtATTTTAGTCACAGAAATTATAAAGTGATTCTTATCATGTATTCCtactacaaaaatatataagaacttAAATGATCGATGCTTGGTAGTTCAATGTACTAAAATGAGAATTTTGTAACTTAGGAAACGAAATTGATTGTGCCTGCAATTTTAGGaactattaaaattatttgagtaTAATTTCCAGTCTAAATGTCAATTTAAATGTCTTTAACTCTGCCTAGAACATTGCTTTCATAAGATGGTACTTAGGATGTTTACCTAGTCGTATAGTTGATTGGTAGTACGTATTTCAACAAGTATAACACCTAAGACAGTGAGGACAATGCTATTCAGTCCAAGTTGGTTGGTAGCATAATTTTAATGAACTTCAACTCTTATTTAGCTTTGAAAATTCTCACTCCCTCAATACAATATATAGTATTGGGTTATTACATCAAGAAGGAAGGAAGCAAAACCTTAAATATGCAAAGAATGATGAGAATGGAAAAATTTAGAAATCCTTCCAGGAGTGAGCTAGCCTCATTAACACTCATTTTGGAATACTCTCCAAAAACGCGGTTTTTGCAGCAAGGTCAATTGAAAAGCGTCCCAATACAGCAATGGTAGCTGTGTTGCTTCCAAACTTCTCAATCCCCCTAGAAACCATACATGTGTGACTTGCTTCCACTACTACTATCACATTTCCACCTATCAGTGGAGAAATAGTTTCTGCTATCTGCTTGGTGAGCCTCTCCTGAACTTGAAGCTTAAAACCATAAAAAAGCACTATTGACTGTAAAAGAGATTTTTCAATGGGGTGACACCCTTTGGAAATGAAATATCCTATGTGAACAACACCATGAAATGGAAGTAGATGATGCTCACATTGTGACCAAAAGGGCAAGTTTAGCTCTGAGTGTACCTCTTTCTCATCAAAGTTTACCTCCCCACTCCAAGGGGAACCATTCAGCTTCAGCTTCCCATCAATGTCACTGCAATATTGGAAGTTCATCAGCCATTTCACATATCTACTTGGAGTCCCTACTAACTCCTTTCTTGTTGGATCCTCACCTAAAGACTTGAGAATTGAAGATACTGCAGTGACCATAATAGGGTTGATTTCTCCAATCTTGGATGACAAAGAAGGGCACCAATATTGGTCTAATGATCCCTTAACATGTACTTTATCCTTATCAATTCCTCTAAACTTAAGAAGACCAAAAACATCACCCCACATGTCtgcatctttgttttcaaaaacaCCAGACCCTGAAGAAACTAGTGTCTCCACCAACCCTTTGTGATTTGTGTCAAAAACTGTGTCTGGAATGTTGATGTGTGTGCATTGAAGAACGACAGCAACACCTGCTGGTTCTATTCCTTGATGCAAAGCAAAACACACCTCATCTGCAAGACGCTGAGGCTCTTGGAGTCGTTTTGCAAACACATTGGTCACACGAGAGAGCTTGCTTAAACCCAAAACTCTTTGGCCAGAAGGGACATAACCCACATGACACTTAAAATAAAATGGTAGCATGCAAGACTCACAATAGGAATAAAATTCAAGGTCTCTCACAATCACAAGCCCACCTACTCCACCTGCATGACCAACTTTTGTGTTGTCTACGCCAGCTTCAGGGAATAGTGCACCTTCCACAATTTCCTTCGCACTTTGACTATAACCTGGGATAATAAGACCCTTCTTGTCAAGATTGGTGCTAACATTGTTCAAGAAATTAAATAAGCTAATTCTTATTTCATTCATTTGGTAATATTTATTGGGAGAGTATATTGCTTATTCATAATGCTAAATTTGCAACTAATGATGCCAATTTCAATACATAAGgctaaaacaaaataacaaccaTAAAAAAAGCAGGAAATAGTGGAATGTGAAAAGCTTTTcaactttcatatatata harbors:
- the LOC114406339 gene encoding GTP cyclohydrolase 1-like; protein product: MGHLGQNILNYELENGVNMCCDEDCSKNEINTTLIQYAVKDLLTGLGEDINREGIIKTPLRVAKALCDGTRGYSQSAKEIVEGALFPEAGVDNTKVGHAGGVGGLVIVRDLEFYSYCESCMLPFYFKCHVGYVPSGQRVLGLSKLSRVTNVFAKRLQEPQRLADEVCFALHQGIEPAGVAVVLQCTHINIPDTVFDTNHKGLVETLVSSGSGVFENKDADMWGDVFGLLKFRGIDKDKVHVKGSLDQYWCPSLSSKIGEINPIMVTAVSSILKSLGEDPTRKELVGTPSRYVKWLMNFQYCSDIDGKLKLNGSPWSGEVNFDEKEVHSELNLPFWSQCEHHLLPFHGVVHIGYFISKGCHPIEKSLLQSIVLFYGFKLQVQERLTKQIAETISPLIGGNVIVVVEASHTCMVSRGIEKFGSNTATIAVLGRFSIDLAAKTAFLESIPK